gtaataataataataattgatacaGATCATTCCATCAAGTTTCGACGTCCAACCTAATCCAAATGCGATCTGATGCAGAAAACTTATCCACATGTCGTTGTAGGCATAGTTTGATTGAGCTGATGTGCTTCTTCGTCTTTCCACCCAATTCTTTGTTGTAATGTGCAGTGTTCTTTCCTCGTTTTTAAGTTGTAGGCACAGAAATATGTGGATATCTTCTATTCGGAGACAAAGGTACATCTATAATGACTTGATGAGTCGACCATGGATGCATGGTGTACATCTTCATTTAGTCTCAAGCTTTGACTTGGCTGTGGGACTGAGTGAAAAGAACCCTAATTTTCTTGTAGAAATTTAGTAGCTGATGAACGAGTTACTAGAAATTACCATCTCTTAGCCTAAAAAAACACTtgtatgaaaatgagaaaaaaatcatcttCCTATATATATACACCATATAGTTTAAGATaatatgagaatatatatatatatatatatatacattaatttttttttctcttccggtTGACACCCATCATTTACcaatgataaatcaaataataaaagcatCAATTAttaatcttataatattttaattaattataaattatttttatagttagttatctttaacatcatgattcttatatttttaaaaattatattaggatctcTATATTTGTTAATGGGAATGTGATTCATATTTTAAGATTTACTATTGAATATGTTATTTAATTATTAGTGTGAGAcgaaacgagattaaatattttctttcgtaaatataaaaatatttattataattaaaaaaaaaataaagatcgaaatattaaataatccggatataataatattattgttaATTACGTTACAAACGTACACACGATCTGTGAAAGGGGGTCGCATCTAACAGAAGGCCGGCCGACCTGACTCCCGCTTCTCTTCTCTCCTTCTGGTTTTGTCTTTTGCTCCCGCATCCCAtcgtcgctcgctcgctcgcttacCCACCCCTTCGGTCGTCCGCCCGCTGCCATGTTCTCCAAGCTCTTCCGCGTGTGCAGGGACGACTCCCACAGTTCTTCCTCCGAGAAGCTGAAGCaggtgttctctctctctctctctctctctaactatcTGTAAATTAGGGCATTGCACTTGTTTCTTTTGTTAGGGTTCGCTTGAAACCCTATCGTTGCGATAGTTGTTCCATTGCTATTCGATTGATTGGATTTTCTTTAACTGCTTATAAGACGGGCGATTCGATTGTGCCCGTTTTGTTCTTCTCATGTGAAGAATTGCCATCGTTTGCGGTTCTTGAGAACCATTCGTGAAATAACCGGGCAAGGGATAATTTTTTCTTGCTACTGGTTCATAGGTAACTAGAAATAGGGGGATTCTTTTCTCTCCTGATGGTATGAGCTCGAACAAGGGTTCTGTCGGacgcaaaaataaataaaaaaaaactctagGTTTCAAAACAAGTGAAGAAAATATAAAGAAGAATTATGGAGGAATGCAAATGATGTGTGTCTGAAAGGTCTGTGGGCAGAACAAGTCCTTAATGTCAAAAGAACAATCCAAAGAAACAACAATAAAATGCAAACCCGGAGAATAGCAAACATAAAATTTACGTAGTCCATCACTACTTCCCTACATCCACGGAGGAAAAAAACTCAAATCCTTCACCTATTTAAgcaaaataaaatactaagaatatTACATTCTCTTGGGTTAATCCAAACCTAAACCTCAAGTCCCTTGTACACTCTCTCATATGAACTCTGAAATCACCCTATCAAAGGCTTAAGATACAAGAGATATTTATACAATAACCAAATATGAATTTCTGAGATTTTTCTTACCATTCTGCAATTGAATTCCTTGTCCTCCAAGCAATCTGAGTCTCCTTGAAATACATATCAACCTTTACAAGGCAACTATGAGATCAGAGAAATTGTGACCCTCCGATTAACTACTGTCGCCATGATTCGTCTGTATGCATAATAGAAGAGAAAACACTCCATTAATTTATTATCTATCctctctgattttttttttcttgaggaTAACAATGTCTCAATCTATGGCATGTCAAGCGTTTGATCCTGCTTGTTTGCAGCCTTCACACTTGTCTGCTTGGCTTCCATATTTGCTCGGCCCTTGCAGCCCATGTGAATACAGTGGATTTTTGCTTATGAGCTCTTCTTACGTAAAACTACGGTTGGTTTATTTCACACAGAATTCTGGAAGTATCTATGTTGAGCTCAATCATTTGAAATGTTATGTAGTGGCTCACATGATATTTCCTTTGCACCCTAGTGTTATTGCTCAAGCTGTGTGATTATGGAGCTTCCGTTAGTTCTCATTCTCCTTTATCCAATTCTTAATGACTTCTACATTGAGCTCATTGCCTTTACTGTTGCATGATTGTTCGCATGGCTTTTTCTTTGCACCCTTAAGTTATTGCTCAAATTGAACGCTATCAATCAGTTCTAATCTAGGTTGAGGAAGCTGTTTTGGTTCATCCATTCTACCCTGCATGGTTGTCTTCGAGAGATGTTCTATGACAGGAAGTCTGCTTTAGTAGAGATGCAACAGGAAGGCACATGCTGGAACCTGTTTGAAGCTCTTTTGTTGGTATCAGCTACAGATATTATCATCAAAGTATAGGTTTTCTTCTAAAAAACTGATACATTTGCTAAATATATGTGTGTCATTTcctttatacacacacacacacatacacatacatttTTTTTTGTTAGACAGTTTGGCGTAATTTTTAATCAGCTATTTAGCTTTTAGTATGACACACTTCTTGGCTTTCTTTCTCTGAGTAAAGTATCGTAGTAAACCAATCTCCTAGACTGTGGGCATATACTTGAGTCTTCAAATTTCCAATGAATGTGACTCTTTAGATTTATGCTGAatcaactaatttacattcaataAATGTTGTGGTATGTTGTCCAATAaaagatgtttttttttcttctgctaTAGACTCTAAAAATACTTGAGGAGAAGGAAGCTGTCTTGCAAAAGAAGATTTCTCAAGAGGTTGACAGAGCAAAGGGATTCACAAGGGCAAATAATAAACAAGGTTGGAAGGAATTTACATATTTGAACGTCTATGAATTTTGAAACTCAAGTGTAATAGAAACAAGATGTATGCGTGCAATAATTTCTGATGCAAATCATCATGTTACAAACACAGCTAAAAACATGGTACATCAGCATGCCAAGGTGTCTTACAACACTTCTAAGATTCATGCTGAACCAACATCAGGTTGACTGCAATTTTATTCTAGCTATGATTTTCGAAAAGATAATTTGATATGGCACATATTGGAAGGCATGTTATCTCTTGTTATGATTAAGCTTGCTCTTTTATGCAACCCAAAAGTGCTCATCAGTATATATATGTACGTCAAATTCATTCAATTTTTAAAGATTGCATGTCATCGCCACATTAGTTTAATGAAGTTCtagaccaagaaaaaaaaaagccaccTTGCATGACTACTTGCGGGATTACTTAGCTGCCAAGTAGCTATGTCTGCTTTTTTAGACGGAAAAGAATATTTATCTATAATGATTACTGCAAAACTTGGCTCTTAAGATTCCTATTAatccataaaatatgtaattttcttgAAGCATAGTCCTTTCTTTTTCTAGATTTCCTTTTTGTTCTCTAATTAACAATTGCAGCCCACATATTTAAGGCTATATCAGTGTCCTTTTTCTTGCAAGAAAAAATAattgattaaagaaaaaaaaaatgtcggATGAGGTTTAGAAATCGTTTCTTAATAAGTGGATCTAGTACACCACCAATATTTTTGGTCTTTTTCACCTCaatttgtctttttcttttcctctgacAGCAGCAATAGAGTGCctgaagaggaagaagtattATGAAGGTAAAATGGATCAGGTTGGAACTTTCCAATTGCACATACGCAATCAGGTAGCAACGTATAAACCAGTTGTTTTTATTAACctgttgttttgtgatttttaccgGGAACCATTCGAAGAGTCCTAATTTTGCTATTTCTATTGGTTTATGCTTGAAGGAGAAAAAGCTACAACAAGACTGTCATCCAACATAAAGGGGCAATAGCAGATTATAAGCAATCTGAAGATCATGATGTTAAAATCATATCAGTGACTTCTCTTGATTCTGACTCTTTGTAGATATAGTAGTACATAGACTTGTGTTATCTGACTTAGGTGTTCTGGTGCTAATTGTTTTCTTCTCCGGTTTAAAGTTTTTTTGATGTAACACATACTCGATGAAGGCCAACTTATGCatttggtatcaaaattttaactcTCTGAACATGGTGGATTTTCTTAATTTGTGGATGCTTCTAGTAAAATTCTTCTGTTCAGCCAGGACATCTAATTGTGTGTGGACATCACCTGTGGGATGCCTATTCAAAAATGCGTTTCTGCATTTGGATAATTGCTGGTTTGCAATGAAAATGTGAGTGCTTAAAAGCGGCCGTTTTCTACTAAATATAGTTTATAGTACTTGATGATTACGAGTCATTGGTAGGTAACTCAAGACTTTTGTTTCTTATCACTTGATAATAAGTTTTAGATGAGCGTCACTCGTTCAATAATTTTCTTGATGTTGTCATAACATAGATTTTTGCGTATTATCTATTTGGATTTAATttcatacttttttttatttgtacTAAAGagcatattatttaaaaattatgattggaATTGCGTAGTCTCATATTCGGCTGCACCAAATATATGCCATGATATTTGCTGGTCACTTAGAGACGAGCCTTAAAATAAATTACAGAAGGCAAAAGGTAATTAATAGCACTAATTCATCGAACAAAAGTGACCGTTTCTTCCTCATCCTACGTTTTCAAGTTATGTATGCATTCATAAGGAATACACTAGTATTTCATATATTAATAACGTTTTCATATGCAATCCTAAGGAATACACTAGTATTTCATAAATTAATAACGTTTTCATATGCAATCCTAAGGAATACACTAGTATTTCATAAATTAATAACGTTTTCATATGCAATCCTAAGGAATACACTAGTATTTCATAAATTAATAAGCCAAAGGATGTTGCATCAGCCTAAACAATTGTTGACGTGGAAAATGACAATAATGGTAATATAACCTTGAACAGAAAGAATCATTACATTGTTAATTAGGTTGTTGCtgtacttttaaaaattatattaaaattcatatgcttattaaactaaaaatatttaacctcattCCTCTCGTCGACTTTACTAACGAAAATATCATAGGACTTATCATGTGCTGTCTTACTTTGATTTTTATCAGTAGAATCGATGATAGAATAAaaaacaagattaaatattttaattttattcctaatataatttttaaaaatataaaaaataagatacTAATGATGACTAATTACAtgagtaatctataattagccctctTCCAAGTGACCAAGAATCAGCATCACTTGAATTTGAACAACAGTCATACTGATATCAAAATTGTTTGGCTAGAATCCTATGTGGTCAGCAGTGATTGTGGGGTGTGTTCCAGTATAGGGTTATAGATTTTGTTTAGGTGCAGTTCATTATATCCAGGATCACAAAACATACGCGTACATCAAAAGCCCAACTGTAAAGATCAGATCAGGACCAAGCCATAAGACCGGAAGAATCTGAGGTGCTTCAGATTGTacctgatatattaaggaatcacAAATATCAATGCCTATTTCACCAGGGAAAAAGATATCAAGACCACTCGATTCCCCAGGATCCATCTTGTTAACGAATGCGTGACATGATTGCAAGACGAAATTGAGTTTGAACTTGATGATTCTACAGGAAAACAAGTAGAGAGGCTGTAAGTACGGACAGCGATTATGGATGAACCATAAGGCAATCGGTTGAAGAGTTGTTTGAAACAGTGTCAGCAAAACGTAGAACTGGCTGGCTATTCATCCGTCCACCCTCTTGTCTCAAGCCATTGGTTGTCGCCTCCTGCAATGGAGATTTGCAAAATGTAGAGCTGTTAGAAGCCATGGTAACTTCATAAACAACTGAGAACGAGCAAGTCATTAAGCCCGATTGCTGGAGGGTTGATGACGAGCCATGCACAGTTATTGATCCCATGATCTGCTCGTGGAGATTATTGTAAAATGGATACATGTGCACCATTTTAGCTGCTGCAGTAAGATGAAAACTAGGAGCAAACAAGATTTATCTGCCCAAGCTTATAATCATATTAGATTTGCACAACGGGACCACGTATGTAATTGCCATTTACAATGCATGATCACATAGAAGTTGAAATTATAAGGGGGGCCTATAATCATTCATTTCTAACATGGTAGCATCATGTTGGATTCTCATGATTAGGAAACCACATTTCTAATACAGACAAGAATTAGACATCTATTCCTGCAACATGATTCAGATTTACGTACATAATGCTGGTACCAACATACTTGAATGAGTGTACTGCTATGAATAAACAAGTTGCACAAAGTGATTACCTCTTAGGTCGGGAACGATCTTCTTCATAATCCATCATTCCTCCAGGTTCAGAAAAGATCTCTCCGTGGCCTTGTAAGTGCAAGTCGGCCTGCTTAAAGTGTTTAACTTCTGCCACC
The DNA window shown above is from Musa acuminata AAA Group cultivar baxijiao chromosome BXJ2-4, Cavendish_Baxijiao_AAA, whole genome shotgun sequence and carries:
- the LOC103983067 gene encoding vacuolar protein sorting-associated protein 32 homolog 2 isoform X6, translated to MFSKLFRVCRDDSHSSSSEKLKQTLKILEEKEAVLQKKISQEVDRAKGFTRANNKQAIECLKRKKYYEGKMDQVGTFQLHIRNQEKKLQQDCHPT
- the LOC103983067 gene encoding vacuolar protein sorting-associated protein 32 homolog 2 isoform X1, coding for MFYDRKSALVEMQQEGTCWNLFEALLLVSATDIIIKTLKILEEKEAVLQKKISQEVDRAKGFTRANNKQAKNMVHQHAKVSYNTSKIHAEPTSAIECLKRKKYYEGKMDQVGTFQLHIRNQEKKLQQDCHPT
- the LOC103983067 gene encoding vacuolar protein sorting-associated protein 32 homolog 2 isoform X2, whose amino-acid sequence is MFSKLFRVCRDDSHSSSSEKLKQTLKILEEKEAVLQKKISQEVDRAKGFTRANNKQAKNMVHQHAKVSYNTSKIHAEPTSAIECLKRKKYYEGKMDQVGTFQLHIRNQEKKLQQDCHPT
- the LOC103983067 gene encoding vacuolar protein sorting-associated protein 32 homolog 2 isoform X5: MFSKLFRVCRDDSHSSSSEKLKQTLKILEEKEAVLQKKISQEVDRAKGFTRANNKQAAIECLKRKKYYEGKMDQVGTFQLHIRNQEKKLQQDCHPT
- the LOC103983067 gene encoding vacuolar protein sorting-associated protein 32 homolog 2 isoform X4 produces the protein MFYDRKSALVEMQQEGTCWNLFEALLLVSATDIIIKTLKILEEKEAVLQKKISQEVDRAKGFTRANNKQAIECLKRKKYYEGKMDQVGTFQLHIRNQEKKLQQDCHPT
- the LOC103983067 gene encoding vacuolar protein sorting-associated protein 32 homolog 2 isoform X3: MFYDRKSALVEMQQEGTCWNLFEALLLVSATDIIIKTLKILEEKEAVLQKKISQEVDRAKGFTRANNKQAAIECLKRKKYYEGKMDQVGTFQLHIRNQEKKLQQDCHPT